CAGGACCAGTTGTTCGGGGAGTTCGCGCACGACCCGAGCCTACGACGAGGATGATCCGCCGTGGACACCGCGAAGAGGGGCTGCCTGCTCAACGTGCTGCTGTTCGTGCTGGGGGCGGTGGTGGGCACCGGCATGACGGCGGTGCTGGTCGTGCTCGCCTTCCTGCCCAGCCGGGACACGACCAGCGCGGACCCCGGCGATCCGGGAGTCTGGGTCAAGGAGGTGGACACCCTGCTCGGCGCGCCGGAGTACGAGGTGTGGCTGGGCGCGTCGGAGGACCACGGGCACGTGGTGGAGATCCCGGCGGGGTGGGGGCACGAGCCGGAGGTGGTGCGGTCGGCGGAGGGCGTCGAGCTGCGGTTCCGCAACGGCGGTCGGATCTTCGTGCCCGTCTCGGCTTACGCAGGCGGCCGATGAAAGCATGGGTGTCGTGGACGAACAGTTGCGCGTTGGACTCGTCGGGGCCGGACCGTGGGCGAAGCTCGTGCACGCGCCCGGACTGGCCGACCACCCCGGGACCCGCCTGACCTCGGTGTGGGCCCGCCGCCCGGAGGCCGCCGCCGAGCTGGCCGAGTCGTACGGCGCGACGGTGGCCGCCGACCCGGACGAGCTGCTGTCCACCGTGGACGCGGTCGCGTTCGCCGTGCCGCCGGAGGTGCAGGCCGAGATCGCGGTCAAGGCCGCCGGGCTGGGCAAGCACCTCGTCCTGGAGAAGCCGATCGCGTCCACTGTGGACGATGCGGAACGGCTGGCCGACGCGGTGGCCGACGCCGGCGTGGCGTCGCTGGTGGTGCTGACCCGGCGGTTCGCGCCGGAGACCGAGGAGCAGCTGGCGCAGCTGCGGCAGACCGGCGGGTGGGTCGGCGGCACGGCCCGGTGGCTGACCGGCGCCCTGCTGGACGGCCCGTTCTCGGGCTCGCCGTGGCGGCACCAGCGCGGTCCGATCGACGACATCGGGCCGCACGCGTTCGACATCCTGGACGCGGCCCTCGGCACGATCACCGAGGTGTTGAGCGCGCACGTGTCCGCGTCGGGCCTGTGGCAGCTGTCCCTGGCCCACGAGGGCGGCGCGACGAGCACCGCGACGCTGACCATGACCGTGCCGCTGTCGCCGCCGGTGGTCGAGGTGAGCGTGTTCGGCGAGCACGGGTACCGGCAGTTCGCCGACCGCGGGACGAGCCCGCAGCAGTGCTACACGAACCTGCTGGACGACTTCGTGGCGATGGTCGACAGCGGCACCACGACCCACCGCTGCGACGTGCGGCGGGGCCTGCACCTGCAACGGATCATCGAGGAAGCCCGCCGCAAAGCCGGCGTGTGACCCCCACCGACGGGCGAGGGGTCACCGGTCCGGCGACCCCCACCACGTCCGTTCTCAGCCCGGGTACTTGCCGTTGTTGGGCTTGGGCACGCCGTTGACGTACTCCGGCCCGCCGCCCGGCCACGACTGCTGCTCCCGCTGCGCCAGCTCCTCGTGCAGCTGCTGCAACAGCGCCCGCTCGCGATCGCTCAACTTGGCGTCCACGGTCGGCGGCAGGTGGACCGACGCCGGTGCGACGCCGTCCGCCAAGGCCGCCTGGAGGGCCGCCAGGTCGTCCGGGTTGAGCTCCGTCGTCTCCTCCGACCGCGACACCGGCGGCTCCTCGACGCGGTTGCGCTTGTCGGCGCGGGAACCGCGGGTGGGGAGCGGGTCCGGGCGGGTGGAGGACCGGGTCGGCAGCTCGGGGCGTGCCTCGGGATCCGGCGCGGGTTCCTCCGCTGCCTGCGGTGCCGGCTCGGCGGGTGCCGGCGGCAGGGGCGTCGCCTGGGCCACGGGGGCCTCGGCGGGCTCCTCGGGCACCACCGGTTCCTCGACCTCGCGCACCGGCAGCCGCTTCACCGGCTTCGGCGGGAACGGCTGCGCGCCCTCGAAGGACTCCGCGCGGGCGCGCCTCGGCTTGGAGCCGGCTTCTGGTTCCGCGGGCACCGGTTCCGGCTCGACCACCGGTGCCCCGTCCCGGACTTCGCCGTCGAACCACGTGGTGCCGGCCGCCGCGGGCGGTGGCACGGGGGTGGCCGACTGGTAGAAGACCTCGCGGGCCGTCGACGTGGCCGCCGCGTGGTACTCGCCCAGCGGCGTCCCCACGGTCAGCACCTCGACCACCGCGCGGATGCCCGCGCGGCGCAGCACGCCGTCCACCCGGTACGCCGTCGCGGGCGCGAACCCGGAGGGGCCGATGTCCACCAGCACGACCCGCTGCGGCAGCGGCCCGGGGGTCGCGCCCGCCGGGCTCGACCGCCACGTCGCCCGCACGGAGCGCACGTCCGGCAGCACCGAGAGGGTCTTGCCGAGCACCTCGGCCAGCCCGTCCGCGGGGTCCGACTCGACGGTGAACCGGTGCCGCGGCACGGGCACCTGCTCGACCGCGAACAGCCGGTCCGCCAGGGCGACGTCCGAGCGGACCTCGCCGAGCAGCCAGCCGATCTCGCGTCTCTCGTCCACGGACACCGGAATCCGGCCGGCCAGCAGGCAGCCGACCACGAGCTCGACCGCGCGGTCGAGCTCGGCGACCGCCAGCAACTCCCGAGCCTGGGTCAGCGCGTCGTCGTCAACGCGTCCGGCCAACGCCAACAGGAGGTCGTGTAAACGGACGGGAAGTCCCACTCCGTCGTTCGTCACGCCTGGTCTCCTTCCGGCCCGCGCGGCAGCGACGGGTCTATACGGGCACGAGGTGCCCGTCGGCCTCGGCGCCGGTGCACACCAGCTCCGATGCCGCCAGAGCCGCCCGGTGGTAGGGCGGCAGGTCCGTTCCGGCGGGCAGGACCTCCACGCAGGGGTCGTGCTCGCCCAGCGCCCGCAGCACCCGTTGGAGCTCGCCCGCCAGGCGGGCGTGCCCGGAGGTGGCCGCGACCAGGATCACCCTCCTGGTCCCGCCCGGACCCCGACGCCACGTGGACCGGACTTCGCCGACCCCGGGGCGCCCGCGCAGGGTCGCGCCGAGCACTACGGTCGCGGAATCACCCATGAGCACCCGTTCGGGTGATTCCGGGGTGAATGTGTAACCGGGATCGGGCTCCTCGTCCAGTCCCTTGACAGAACTGATCGACGAAAGGTCCGCGCCGTGCGGCACCAGGGCCTCGGCCAGCAGGCGCTGCTCGTGGTCGGTCAGCCCGATCCGGTCGTGCAGCAGCGTGCGCGGCAGGGCCCGGGCCAGCACCACGACGGCGTCGGACGCGGCCCAGTCGCGGAACCGCCACAGCACGTCGTCGGGCAGGCGGCCGGCCAGCCGCAGCAACAGCTCGTGGCACGTGTCCGACATCTCACTCCCCGATTTCGACGATCAGGTCCACCTCGACCGGCGCGCCCAGCGGCAACTCGGCCACGCCGACCGCCGCGCGCGCGTGCTTGCCCGCGTCGCCGAAGACCTCGCCGAGCAGCTCCGACGCGCCGTTGACCACGGCCGGCTGCCCGGTGAACCCCTCGGCGGACGCCACGAACCCGGTGAGCTTCACCACGCGGACGACCTTGTCGATGCCGACCAGGTCGTCGACCGCGGCGAGCGCGTTGAGCGCGCAGGTCCGGGCGTGCGCCTTGGCCTCCTCGGGGCTGACGTCCCCGCCGACCTTGCCGGTGGCGGCCAGCGCCCCGGCCACGAACGGCAGCTGGCCGGAGGTGTAGACGTGGTTCCCGGACCGCACGGCCGGCACGTAGGCCGCGACCGGCGCCGCGACCGGCGGCAGCTCGACGCCCAGCTCGGCGAGACGGGCCGTCCAGCTCATGCCTTGGGCCGCTTCAGGTAGGCGACGTGCTGCTCACCGCTCGGGTTGGGCAGGACGGTGACCAGCTCCCAGCCGTCCTCGCCCCACTGGTCCAGGATCGCCTTGGTGGCGTGGATCAACAGCGGGACGGTCGCGTACTCCCACTTCTGCATGCCGGGGAGCCTAGCCGGACCGCTCGGGTCGGCGCGTCAGGTCCGGCCGAGCAGTCCGATCACCAGTTCCGCCAGCCCGCCGCGCACCACCGCGAGCACGGCGTCCCGCGCCCCGCCCGCCACGGCCGCAGCCAGTGCCTTGAGCCGGCCCGGCTCGCGCTGGACCGCCGCCACGACCGCGCCCGGGTCGCGGACCGACCCGTCCTCGCCGACCACGCCCTCCCGGGTGAGCCGGTCGATCAGCGCCCGCAGCTCGGCGACCGCCGCCGCGACGTCCGGACCGCCGCCGCCGCTCGTGACGATCTTGTCCCGACCGACGACGTCACCGAGGCTGCCGCCGATGTGCGCGCCCTTGCCGATCCGGTGCCCGCTGGTCACGACCCCACCTTGTCCCGGCCCACGACGTCACCGAGACTGCCGCCGACGTGGGCGCCCTTCCCGATGCGGTGGCCGTTGTAGACGTTCTTGACCTTGATGACCCGCTGGTCCTTCGGCGGGTTCTCGATGTAGCCGACGACCTGCCGCTCGATCGCGAAGATCTCCTCGCGGTCGGTCGACGTCAGCGCGGTGACCTGGGTGCCCGCCGTCTCGATCACCAGCACGTACTGCCGCCGCCGGAACAGCCGCCGCACCACCAGCACGAGCAGGTACACCACCCGCACCGCCACGACGATCGCCAGCGCGGCGGCGAACCGCTCCACCAGGACCCGGACGTCCCGGTCCAACCCCAGCTCCGGCACGACGCCGGCCAGCGCCGCACCGACCAGCGCCACGAGGAGCGCCAGTCCGAACACCTCGCGCAGCGGGTAGGCGGTGGCGTCCTTGCCGGTCCAGCGCAGCCGCAGGGTCTGCACGCGCGAGATGTTGGCCAGCGGGTACGCCTGGTGCGCGATCCGCAGCAGTCTCGGGCTGACGACGATCGCCCCGATCTCTTCCTTGACCACGACTCCTCCTCCCGGGGATCACCGTCGTGATGCGCGGGCCGCGGCCGGTGATACGCGGAACCACCCGATCGGTTCCCACACCGAACGCCCCACCACTGGTAACGTTATGCCTGCACACCAGACGATGTGTGTGCAGGACGCACAACCGGCGGGATCGGATGGATCGGGACGAGTTGGAGATGGTGGCGGGTGCCGGGCGGGCGTTGGACGAGTGCAAGAGGTTCATCGCCCGGGTCATGGACGAGTCCACCGGGATGAGCACCACGGAGTACACGGAGCCGGTCGAGGCGTGGGCTGGGCGGCTCGCCCAGTTGCTGTTCGCCATCGGGCGGCAGGCGGCGGAGTGGGCGGAGGCGCGGGGGTTCGTCGTGATCGACCTGCCCCCGGACGACAAGGGGGTCGGGTGAACCGGATCGACGTGAGCGGGCTGGCGCCGCGGTTGTTCGCGGTGGTGCAGGGGGACGACGAGGAGCAGTGGGTCGCCGCCTGGGGGATGGAGTTCGAGGACCACGCCGAGGTGGCCGCGGTGTCCGGTGACTTCCGGATGCTCGTGCCCGCCGCGGCCAAGTCGCTGAGGTACTTCGACGAGGGACTGGACGTGCGCACCACGCTCGTCTGGGTCGACCCTGCCCCGCCGGGCGGATCGGCGCTACCTTGATCGAGTGGAGACCTGGCGGGTCGTGGCGACGGGCGCATTCGTGGTGGGCGGGCTCGTGCTCGTGCTCGTCGCGATGGCGCAGGCCCGCGATCGCAAGCACGCGCGCGGCGCCGACGTGTGGCGGGCCGGCCTCCTCGGCCTCGCCGTCGTCGGGCTCGTGGCCGTGCTGATCGCGTACTGGCTGCCCTCCGTGGCGGCCTGGGGCACCGTCGCCGCGACCGCCATGGCGGTGGCCTTCATCACGCTGATGGACTGACCGTGTCAGGCGGTTCTCAGCGGTACGCGCATACGCTGATCCGGTGAACGGCTGGACCGACGAGCTGACCCGAGCCCGGCTGCACGTCGTGACGGGCAAGGGAGGCACGGGCAAGACCACCGTCGCCGCCGCCCTGGCGCTGGCCCTGGCCACCGGCGGGCGGCGGGTGCTGCTCGTCGAGGTCGAGAACCGGCAGGGCATCGCCCAGCTCTTCGACCGGGCGCCGCTGCCCTACGCCGAGGAGCGGATCGCGTCCGCTCCCGGCGGCGGCGAGGTGCGCGCGCTGGCGGTCGACCCCGAGGCGGCGCTGCTGGAGTACCTCGACATGTTCTACAACCTGGGGTTCGCGGGGCGGACGCTGCGCCGGATGGGCGCGATCGAGTTCGCCACCACGCTCGCCCCCGGGCTGCGGGACGTGCTGCTCACCGGCAAGGTGAAGGAGTGCGTGCGGCGCGCCGGCAAGACCGGTCGGCACGAGTACGACGCCGTCGTGCTGGACGCGCCGCCCACCGGCCGGGTGGTGCGGTTCCTCGACGTCACGCGGGCGATGGCCGACCTGGCCAAGGTCGGCCCGATCAAGGGCCAGAGCGACGGGGTGGTCCGGCTGCTGCACTCCGGCGACACCGCCGTGCACCTGGTCGCCCTGCTGGAGGAGATGCCGGTGCGGGAGACGCTGGACGCGGTCGCCGACCTCGACGCCGCCGACCTGCGGCCGGGCGCGGTGTTCGTCAACCGGGTCCGCCCGCCGCGGCTGCCGGCCCGCTCGATCAATTCCGCCGCCGAGGGCCGGGTGGACGAGTCCCGCCTGCGCGCCGGGCTCGAGGCGGCCGGGCTGGACGTGGACGACGACGTGCTGCTCGGGCTGGTCGACCAGACCGTCGAGCACGCGGCGCGGGTGCGGATGGAGCAGCAGGCCAAGGAGCTGCTCGCCGAGGCGGACCTGCCCAGCGTGGAGCTGCCCGAGCTGACCGACGGGGTGGACGTGGCCGCGCTGTACGAGCTGGCCGAGGTGCTGGTGTCCCGGGGTGTGCGGTGAACCGGCTGGACGTGGACGCGCTGATCGACGACCCGGCGACCCGGGTCCTGGTGTGCTGCGGCTCCGGCGGGGTCGGCAAGACCACCACCGCCGCCGCGCTGGCCGTGCGGGCCGCCGAGCGGGGCCGCCGCACGGTCGTGCTCACGATCGACCCGGCACGGCGGCTGGCCCAGTCGCTGGGCCTGCGCGAGCTGGACAACCACCCGCGCGAGGTCAAGGTCGACGGGTTCGCCCCGAAGGGTGAACTGCACGCGATGATGCTGGACATGCGCCGCACGTTCGACGACATGGTGTGGCAGCACGCGGGCCGGGAGCGGGCCGAGCAGATCCTGGCCAACCCCTTCTACCAGACGATCTCCACGTCGTTCTCCGGCACGCAGGAGTACATGGCGATGGAGAAGCTGGGCCAACTGGTGGCCCGCGACGAGTGGGACCTGATCGTCGTGGACACCCCGCCCAGCCGCAGCGCCCTGGACTTCCTGGACGCGCCGCAGCGCCTGTCGACCGTGCTGGACGGCAAGCTGATCCGGCTGCTGTCCGCGCCCGCGCGGGCCGGCGGCCTGGGCCTGCGCAAGATCGTCGGGGCCGGGTTCGGCCTGTTCACCAAGGCCGTGTCGACCATCGTCGGCGGGCAGCTGCTGCAGGACGCGTCGACGTTCGTGCAGGCCTTCGACAGCATGTTCGGCGGCTTCCGGCAGCGCGCCCAGGCCACCTACGACCTGCTGCGCTCACCCGGGACGGGGTTCCTGGTGGTCGCGGCGGCCGAGCCGGACGCGCTGCGGGAAGCCGGGTACTTCGTGGACCGGCTGTCCGCGGAGGACATGCCGGTCACCGGCCTGGTGGCCAACCGCACGCACCCGGTGCTGGCGTCCTTGCCCGCACCGGGTGCGCTGGCCGCGGCGGAGAAGCTGGAGCGTTCGGGAGACGCCCCCCTGGCGGCTGCGGTCTTGCGGGTGCACGCGGACCGCGTCGCGGTCGCCGATCGGGAGCGGCGACTGCTCGCGCGGTTCACCCGCGCGCACCCGGCGGTACCCCTGGTCGGGGTGCCCGCGCTGCCGACCGACGTGCACGACCTGGACGGCCTGCACGAGATCGGCCGGCGGCTCGCGGGCGAGTGACTACCCGACCTTCGCTTCCCGGTGCTCCTGGCGCGCGGTGTCCAGGAGCTCGTGCCACGACGTGACGTCGGGCCGGCGGCGCAGGAGCGCGCGACGCTCCCGTTCCGTCATGCCGCCCCAGACGCCGAACTCGATCCGGTTGTCCAGGGCCTCGGCAAGGCACTCGGTGCGCACGGGACACCCGAGGCACACCACCTTGGCCTTGCGCTGCTCCGCGCCTCGGACGAAGAGCTGGTCCGGCTCTTCATCACGGCACGAGGCCTTGATCCGCCAATCCCCCTGTTGCATAACCCCCACCTCAGTTCACACAGTGCCCAGACTCTTCAAAAATCCGCCACACCCCTGCCGCGGATGCCGTAGGCTCACCATCGAGTGGTTCCGCCCTCGGCTGCTGTCTTGGACAGTGACGGACTGTAGAGCCTTCCGGTTCCACCTCCAACCCTGGGTTGCCCACCTGTTACCTGTCTTGAGTACTCGTACTCATCCTGGGTAATGAATGCCCCGCGACCCGGCTCACCTGGACGTGTGCTGGGTAACCTGACCTGCATGAGGGCCAGGAACGGCGTGCTCAAACTGCTCGGCCTGTGTCTGCTCGCGGGGGTGCTCCTCGCGGGCATGATGTTCCCCGTCGTGGGCTCGCTGGGCCTGGTGTCCAACAGAGCCAGCGACACGGTCGACAGCATCTCCGCCGACCTGGTCACGACCGACCCGCCGCTGATCACGACGATCACGGACAAGGACGGCGCGCCCATCGCGTACCTGTACGACCAGTACCGCGTGCTCGTCCCGCCCGAGAAGATCTCGCCCACGATGAAGGCCGCGCTGGTCTCCGTGGAGGACCGGCGGTTCTACGAGCACCAGGGCGTCGACTGGCGGGGCACGCTGCGGGCCGGGTTGACCAACCAGGTCAGCGGCGCGGTCACGCAGGGTGCCTCCACGCTCACCCAGCAATACGTGAAGAACTACCTCGTGCACGTGGTCGCGCGGAACAACCAGGTCGAGGCGCAAAAAGCCCAAGAGCAGACCATTGCGCGCAAGGCCCGCGAGGCGCGTATTTCACTCCAGTTGGAACGCAAGCTGGGCAAGGAGGAGATCCTCGCCCGGTACCTGAACGTGGTGCCGTTCGGTTCGACGATCTACGGCATCGCGGCGGCGGCCCAGGCGTACTTCAACACCACGCCCGACGCGTTGACCGTGCCGCAGGCGGCCGTGCTCGCGGGCATGGTCAACAGCCCGTCGGCGCTCAACCCGGAGGCGTACCCGGAGAAGGCGCTGGAGCGGCGCAACCAGGTCATCGACAAGATGGTCGAGAACGACAAGCTGTCGAAGGACGCCGCCGAGGCCGCGAAGAAGGAGCCGCTGGGCCTGGCGACGCCGGTGCGCACCCCGCCCAACGGGTGCGTCGGCGCGGGCCCCGAGAACGGGTTCTTCTGCTCGTACGTGGTGACCTACCTGCAGCGCAACGGGTTCAGCCTCGAACAGCTCAAGACCGGCGGCTACACCATCCAGACCACGCTGGACCGGACCATCACCTCGCACGCCAAGGCGGCGGCCGAGGCGCAGGTCGCGAAGGACACCGACGGCATCGCCAACACGATGGCGGTCGTGCGGCCGGGCCGGGAGCGGCACGAGGTGCTGGCGCTGGTCGCGAACCGGGACTACGGCCTGAAGGCGGACCAGTTCCAGACCACCTACGACCTGCCGTCCGGGGTGGAGAACAAGTTCGGCGCGGGCAGTGTTTACAAGGTGTTCACCGCGGCGGCGGCCCTGGAGAAGGGCATGGGCATCGAGAACATGATGGCCACGCCGAACTCGCACGTGTCGCGGGTGTTCAAGGGCGGCGCGGCGAAGTGCCCGTCGACCGGTGAGCCGGACACGCGGTGGTACTGCCTGGGCAACGCGACCTCGAACTACCCGCCGCAGATGACGTTGCAGCAGGCGTTGCAGACCTCGCCGAACACGGGGTTCGTGATCCTGGAGGAGCAGCTGGGCATGGACCCGGTCGTGGACATGGCGTCCCGCCTGGGCATGCGCGAGACGATGGCGACCAACATCGCCGGCGAGCGGCCCAACCCCAAGGCCAAGGAGTACGGGCTGCGGGTGTCGCAGACGGAGTTCTACAAGGCCAACGGCGGCAACGCGTCGTTCACCCTGTCGCCGGCGCCGGTGAGCACGCTGGAGC
This DNA window, taken from Saccharothrix variisporea, encodes the following:
- a CDS encoding WhiB family transcriptional regulator — encoded protein: MQQGDWRIKASCRDEEPDQLFVRGAEQRKAKVVCLGCPVRTECLAEALDNRIEFGVWGGMTERERRALLRRRPDVTSWHELLDTARQEHREAKVG
- a CDS encoding ArsA-related P-loop ATPase; this encodes MNGWTDELTRARLHVVTGKGGTGKTTVAAALALALATGGRRVLLVEVENRQGIAQLFDRAPLPYAEERIASAPGGGEVRALAVDPEAALLEYLDMFYNLGFAGRTLRRMGAIEFATTLAPGLRDVLLTGKVKECVRRAGKTGRHEYDAVVLDAPPTGRVVRFLDVTRAMADLAKVGPIKGQSDGVVRLLHSGDTAVHLVALLEEMPVRETLDAVADLDAADLRPGAVFVNRVRPPRLPARSINSAAEGRVDESRLRAGLEAAGLDVDDDVLLGLVDQTVEHAARVRMEQQAKELLAEADLPSVELPELTDGVDVAALYELAEVLVSRGVR
- a CDS encoding Gfo/Idh/MocA family protein is translated as MGVVDEQLRVGLVGAGPWAKLVHAPGLADHPGTRLTSVWARRPEAAAELAESYGATVAADPDELLSTVDAVAFAVPPEVQAEIAVKAAGLGKHLVLEKPIASTVDDAERLADAVADAGVASLVVLTRRFAPETEEQLAQLRQTGGWVGGTARWLTGALLDGPFSGSPWRHQRGPIDDIGPHAFDILDAALGTITEVLSAHVSASGLWQLSLAHEGGATSTATLTMTVPLSPPVVEVSVFGEHGYRQFADRGTSPQQCYTNLLDDFVAMVDSGTTTHRCDVRRGLHLQRIIEEARRKAGV
- a CDS encoding RidA family protein, translated to MSWTARLAELGVELPPVAAPVAAYVPAVRSGNHVYTSGQLPFVAGALAATGKVGGDVSPEEAKAHARTCALNALAAVDDLVGIDKVVRVVKLTGFVASAEGFTGQPAVVNGASELLGEVFGDAGKHARAAVGVAELPLGAPVEVDLIVEIGE
- a CDS encoding transglycosylase domain-containing protein yields the protein MRARNGVLKLLGLCLLAGVLLAGMMFPVVGSLGLVSNRASDTVDSISADLVTTDPPLITTITDKDGAPIAYLYDQYRVLVPPEKISPTMKAALVSVEDRRFYEHQGVDWRGTLRAGLTNQVSGAVTQGASTLTQQYVKNYLVHVVARNNQVEAQKAQEQTIARKAREARISLQLERKLGKEEILARYLNVVPFGSTIYGIAAAAQAYFNTTPDALTVPQAAVLAGMVNSPSALNPEAYPEKALERRNQVIDKMVENDKLSKDAAEAAKKEPLGLATPVRTPPNGCVGAGPENGFFCSYVVTYLQRNGFSLEQLKTGGYTIQTTLDRTITSHAKAAAEAQVAKDTDGIANTMAVVRPGRERHEVLALVANRDYGLKADQFQTTYDLPSGVENKFGAGSVYKVFTAAAALEKGMGIENMMATPNSHVSRVFKGGAAKCPSTGEPDTRWYCLGNATSNYPPQMTLQQALQTSPNTGFVILEEQLGMDPVVDMASRLGMRETMATNIAGERPNPKAKEYGLRVSQTEFYKANGGNASFTLSPAPVSTLELANVAATVISGGMWCPPTPVGKVTDRNGKQVPVNEAPCEQVVAEGLANGLANGMSKDDQGQGTAAAAAKGVKWDRPMIGKTGTTEDYKSAAFIGATPDFAGAVQTFNDGTAPRGICVNGGPPRLCGEGDIYGGTVPARTWFDTMSKVHEGVPRRDLPPVDERYRKGGKEIQIPEVVGRNVNDATKILEEAGYKVTVSNRNSEQPKGTVVGQTPRGSALRGTVVTLLVSTGYVPPPAPTETTNTQNPPAPGDPQPPGNGRPTDPPQITLPTDPPGR
- a CDS encoding DUF4177 domain-containing protein, which encodes MQKWEYATVPLLIHATKAILDQWGEDGWELVTVLPNPSGEQHVAYLKRPKA
- a CDS encoding ArsA family ATPase: MNRLDVDALIDDPATRVLVCCGSGGVGKTTTAAALAVRAAERGRRTVVLTIDPARRLAQSLGLRELDNHPREVKVDGFAPKGELHAMMLDMRRTFDDMVWQHAGRERAEQILANPFYQTISTSFSGTQEYMAMEKLGQLVARDEWDLIVVDTPPSRSALDFLDAPQRLSTVLDGKLIRLLSAPARAGGLGLRKIVGAGFGLFTKAVSTIVGGQLLQDASTFVQAFDSMFGGFRQRAQATYDLLRSPGTGFLVVAAAEPDALREAGYFVDRLSAEDMPVTGLVANRTHPVLASLPAPGALAAAEKLERSGDAPLAAAVLRVHADRVAVADRERRLLARFTRAHPAVPLVGVPALPTDVHDLDGLHEIGRRLAGE
- a CDS encoding DUF6232 family protein, with the translated sequence MVKEEIGAIVVSPRLLRIAHQAYPLANISRVQTLRLRWTGKDATAYPLREVFGLALLVALVGAALAGVVPELGLDRDVRVLVERFAAALAIVVAVRVVYLLVLVVRRLFRRRQYVLVIETAGTQVTALTSTDREEIFAIERQVVGYIENPPKDQRVIKVKNVYNGHRIGKGAHVGGSLGDVVGRDKVGS